From the Sanguibacter sp. HDW7 genome, the window GCGAGGCCCCGGCGGCGTCGCTCGGCGTGCTCGGCACGGTCGCCTGGTACGAGCCGGCGAAGGGCTACGGCTTCGCGACGCCCGACGGCACGAGCGACGAGATCTTCGTCCACAGCTCGTCGATCGTCGGCGGTGGCGTCGTCCGCGAGGGCCAGCGCGTCGCGTTCCTCGTCGTGCCCGGCGAGAAGGGTCCGCAGGCGGACCACCTGCTCCCCCTCGGCGACCAGCCTGTCGCGGCCGGCGGCCCCGGCAGCGACGATGCCAACGGCACCGTCTCCTGGTTCGACGGCGGCAAGGGCTTCGGCTTCATCACGCCCGACGACGGCGGGCCCGACGTGTTCGCGCACGTGCGCGAGCTGTCGCGGAACGTCGAGGAGCTCGGCGAGGGCGACCGCGTGAAGTTCGAGACCGTCGAGGGCGACAAGGGTCCGCAGGCGCGTCACATCGACGTCGTCGGCGGTGGCCGTCGTGGTGGCGGGCGCCCGCAGGGTCGCGGCGGCTTCGACCGTGGTCGTGGCAACGACCGTGGCTTCGACCGCGGCAACGACCGTGGGCGGGGCGGCGACCGTGACCGTGGCCGCTCGGGTGCTCCGGTGCGTGGTGGGTCGGGCGAGGTCGTGCGCTTCGACCCCGACCGCGGCTTCGGCTTCATCCGTCCGGACGCCGGCGGCGAGGACCTCTTCGTCCACGTGTCCGTCGTGCGCGGAGGCGATCTCTTCGAGGGCGACCGTGTGCGCTACCAGGTGCGTCAGAGCGACCGCGGCCCGCAGGCGGACCGCGTCGAGCTCGCCTGAGCCTCACTCCTGACCGGTCGAACGCCCGGGAGCGCCACGTGCGCTCCCGGGCGTTCGCACGTTCCGGCGGCGCCCGACGGCCGCGCCCCACTCGATAGCGGATCCGTTCACGTGTGACGTACGGATCCGCTATCGAGCGCCCGCACCCCGCACCCCGCGCCCCGCGCCCCCCGCCCCGCGCGCCCAGCGTTCCGATAGCCGATCGGGCCACCTGACGTGCACGGATGGGCTATCGGAACAGAGGGGTGGGTGGGGTGGAATAGATGCGTGGTCCGCAAGGT encodes:
- a CDS encoding cold-shock protein, producing the protein MPQGTVRWFDTDRGFGFIAPEDGSDDIYVHASELVDEGVRALREGQEVEFEAGEGDRGPQARSVRVTGEAPAASLGVLGTVAWYEPAKGYGFATPDGTSDEIFVHSSSIVGGGVVREGQRVAFLVVPGEKGPQADHLLPLGDQPVAAGGPGSDDANGTVSWFDGGKGFGFITPDDGGPDVFAHVRELSRNVEELGEGDRVKFETVEGDKGPQARHIDVVGGGRRGGGRPQGRGGFDRGRGNDRGFDRGNDRGRGGDRDRGRSGAPVRGGSGEVVRFDPDRGFGFIRPDAGGEDLFVHVSVVRGGDLFEGDRVRYQVRQSDRGPQADRVELA